Below is a genomic region from Brassica rapa cultivar Chiifu-401-42 chromosome A08, CAAS_Brap_v3.01, whole genome shotgun sequence.
GTTTCTTGTTAGTTTGGATTGAAATTGCAGGTTTATTCGAGCTGGGGTGTGGAGGTTCTTCATTTTCTTGGAGCACCGGGTAACACTTTACGGTTGGAGGAGGTAGTAAGACTCGGGAGGTGGTGATGCTGTCCCTTACTCTGTACCGACTTAGAGGGCGAGTGCGGTCGAGTTGGTTGAGCGCTATTAATCACCCGTGGTGTGTGTTGTCCTGTCTATGGCTAAATTCCGGGTTTAGTTCCTTCCCAGCCCGGACCTAGAGGACAGTCCTTGAGTGGGTCTGTTTCTGCTCCACGGAGGAAAGCAATTTGTGCAGGCGGCCGTTGAATCCACTTCTCATTGGCGTTGTGTCCCTCGTGTTCTAGGTCCTCGGGTCTCTCCTTTCATGTCTGTCTCGGCTCAACCTTCCATCTGGCTACTACAAGTTTGTATTGATACTTGACGTCCTGTTCGCTCCAAAGCACAACGGTTTCAAGTTAGATTGTTTTCTGCGTTCatgtttttacctttttttgcCATGGAAGTAGATTTTAGAGGTCTTCAAGTTTGTTTAACACATCTTGTAAGCCTCAACAGTTTATTTCTGAAATGATATTTaccttttagcaaaaaaaaaaaagaaaaaaaaaagaatacataTTAAGTTGGAGGACATTATAAAAGTAGTTTGATAATGTAGgaagtttattttaatatcagAAGTAGGCAGCTAGCTGGCATACAGCTGTGATTTTAAATATTGCATCCCTACCGTAGTTGGCGTTTGAAGTAAAAATACTGGTAGACAATTTGAGGTATTGAAACCAAATGTTTGATACTTAACTTACTTTACTTCAACAACTTCTCCAAGACATTCCTTTTAGGGTGAATTTGTGAGATATACATAAGAGGCACTAAAATAAGGAATATGTCCATTCTACAGTATAAGCTCATCGATGTGACAGATTCTTCAAAAAATGACATTACTATCCTTCAGAGAGCGCATGGACGTGTAGAAGAAAAATCAAGTAAAAACCGTACTATACTATATTCCTTACAGTATGGACACAGTTGTAAGATAGCAGATGAAAGGACGTTTTTGGGAGTAGAAAACGAACCTACACATGCGGAGGAATAGATGACGATTGATGACTGTGGTGGAAGAAGAGAAGATACTGACAGCGCCGAAACAATCAATAGAATTAATGGTGACAATGGAATGATTGACatgaatgaagaagaaagaaattgAACTAAGAGAAGAGAAGGCTGAGGAGAAGaatgaaaaataagaaacaaacatGAAGAAGAAATATTGTACTAACCTATACTTTGACGATAATATGGAATAGTATACTATAATATTAACAAGAATTGTCGCAAAAACATTGTGTATATTCTTCATTTAAATGTATTGTTCGCGAGAAAATGGTGGAtgcattatatattaaatgtttttacAAAACTCTAAACGTCAGATTCATTTCAATAGCATACAACCTTTGGTACCATAAATCTACATTTTATCATATTTGTTACAACACAAtagaataaaacatattaacaaagagtattgtttttcttttctccaaTGCAACCCACCATCTAATTCAGGGATGGTTATTAGTGGTGGCGGTGCTGAAGAATAAGACAATGGAGCTGATGGAGTAGTGAAAGAGAAGAATCAGAAGGCGAAGGAGATACACTTTgccaaagaagaagagaagcatTTTAGCATACTATACTCTAATTATAAAATGGAATAGAATATGTTACACAACAATACTATTCATCTTCCCCAAGTCAATCCATCCTCTGCTTCTTCATCACTATCTCCAACCCAACAAACCAAACACCTTGCAGATACAATCACCCACAAATACAACCGCCACAGCCAATCACCGCAAGAACCCTAAATAGCTTCTCGAACACCCCCACCCTTCTCGTTCATCGCTTCTCTTTGAAATTTAtctatctcttttttttctttatgatGTGTCATCTGTATTTAGAGTTCTTTTGAAGTGAAAGAAATCTCTTCGACTGAAGAAGAAACATCGACATCAGATTCTTTTCACGCGCATAGATAAGGGTACGTTCGTCACTTTGTAGATTAATATGTATAATATCATAGCCAAACTTTCTTATGGGTAGAAACTTTATTGTTGACTTTCTTATGTGTATGTCACCTAATTCCCCTTCCTTTTAAGTGTCTTTTTAAACACATATCAAACTGAGCATATAAATATAAAGTCTTAATGGCATTTTCTCGAATAGAATTGGTCCAATTCTACATTATATTTTGTTGACCCATGTACCACAATGCATCACACAATAATGTTAGTATTCTTGAATAGAATTGGTATATTGCTACCAAGCTATAATGTTTAATTATGTAACACATTATATttaatgtaaaagtatatataattttgtttcaaaaaaagaaaagaaaatgtctATACAAATTGTGATGTAAGAACCGTCTTactccgcgcaaggcgcggatcttaccTAGTCTATTCTATTAAGACAACATCATGACCTATTGATAAATATTGtgtctaataataataattaatttcctGCTTTTAATTTAAATGTTGTATAACCACTTTCTAatttaatttcatattatgCATGATGACCCACTACTCCCTAAAAAAACTGTCGACTACATACCTAAATGAGAAATATTGTGAACATGgaacaatttaaaaatatatgattttccTATATGTGAAAATCATATACGTATCAAAGGTgagatttatttataaataaaatcaaacatgattcaaaaacatttatctaaccaaacaaatttgttttgttttcaatgTATAGTTTgaaaacttaattaaaaaaaacactaagTTTGTAACTAACTATCAACTTTTAATAACTCGGAATTcatataaatgttattttaaatattgtaaTTTAATATCAAGAAAAACtatctataaatatattttcaataatttatacCCACAACACTCAGATATTGGTTTCATGTATAGTTATGCAAAATCATAAATTCAACATAATTATCAAAACATgttacaaataatttttaaaatatcaatattattaaattaagaaCATGACTTATTGATATAGGTTAAGTCTAactatttatttcttttattaaaatataaagcaaattgtattttttttttgtccacgCAAATTGTAACATAACTaccttttttaataaaattattttgcaaCTTCTACTTTAGTTCCAAATTTTTAGGAACCCACTTCCCCGAAACGCATATATTGAGCCATGTTTATAAGTATTGAATATTATTTCTTCATTTTAGTCAAAACCAAATGCCAtggttttatctttttttttttttttgtaacagccATGGTCTTATCTATTATACTAAAAGTAATAGTTTAACATTTGTGTCAATTGTTATATTACTCTTCACTTTCAGATATATAATTGTTCTTTCCTTTTGGTTTGACTATTAACCTGCTAATCTATTCTATTAGGATTTACAATACAAAAACATAACTTATATCCCAGCCCAAAACATTATGATTTATTCAACCAGACattaatttattcaaattttacatattttttacagaCATTAAGTTTATCAATTAACAAATCACATGGTgttaaaaataagatttaacGGAGTTTAAGTGAACttttaatagaaataaatattcatataaattcaTTTAGTTTAACGGGTTTAAAATACGTTATtcgattaatttttttatgaaatataaaattaaaacaaaaaatatatccgCCCTTTTAAaggcgggtcagaatctagttttCTTTAAATTTGCCTCAAATTGCTAACCAAAATAAAAGGCTTCGGCAATGGGTACCTAATCTCGGATCTTACCGATCAATCTGGTCCAGTTGTCTTAATCATTTTCCTTCGGCTTCCGGGCTATGCTGTTGTTTTGATTAAGTTGTTAGGGTTAAGCAATTTTAGGTATGTTTTTTATTGGATCATGGATTTAGAAAGATATGTTTCACAAATTCGTTATATGCCAACCACCATTTCTTAAATTAAGATGCTTAAAGTTGATCATTGCCTAATTAACTCTATCTTTATCTTACTATACTACTAGAGTTTGACCCGCACATTCGTgcgaatatatttttattttataaatgtatacatttaatattatcgtaaatattttaaatatatgatttatattttagtgttatatattgtgtaattttataattttataattttattgtttaggttttttattcagcattattaatatatagttatttattttatactttttacTTTGTTTTAGACACCATTCTCGAATGATAAAAAACACGCAATGAGTCATACATATAATGAAAAACATAGAGAAATTAGTAGGTACcacaacataaaatataaaaaagacaACTCTCAATAAATTTGTAGTTAAAAGAGACTTTTCATTAATatcttttgaattattattttttctgatATCCTATTTTGTCAATAACTAAAAGTTAGTTATgactattatattttgtatataatcatTTAGGTAATACATTGTTGtgagtttctttttttctcttgtcATCAACTTATATAGACTCACACTGACACTGCATGCTAGGCTATCCACCTTTGAGTTTTGCGTCTTTGGTACTTAAATGATCCtttttcaaattaattaaataatatatagttgtagatataaaagtttaacatatgctaatattttttgtataaaatatacatactttattaatttttaccatttttaacACTGAAtgatagtttattttatttatttaaatgaaagcaatgatagtttattttatttatttaaatgaaagtaaattgaaaataaaataggttattttaccaattttatatagttttgttttatttaattcatatagtacttctatttatataatatattataaaatttataaaatagcgaataattgtttttttgttttataataaaaaaattaattaatattaatgtataatcatattatattactaattaagaaattaattattgcacgattttaaaaaaatacttaaattttttaataagatTTGGGTAGATaatttctcaacagattttgttacaattaaaaataaaatttaaatctctattttctcaacagatttgttagactAAGAATAATCATTATGTCATATTAAGTAATTAATCAAATGGTCCTACTAAGACTTTtaaatggtagataaaaattaggactctaaattaatagattagatgataCTATCTAAAAGATCAACATTTTAGGTGATTATTGTTATTTTCTCCAATGAATTCCCTGTTATGTTATTTCCTAATTTTGTACAAATaactgaagaagaaaaaggGACAATCACAGCTTTATTCCTTACTGATGTCAATCAAAAATGAATTTAAGCCACACCAACTAATATAACAACTAAGTTCTTTTATATAACAAccaagtaatatatatatatatataatacatatatctTTTTAATCCACCACAACAACATATTCAAACTCTaaattatcaaataatatatacataatacatcgTTGGTATATCACAACGTCTTCATCTACTCGTCATTAAGAAGTCAACTCCAGCTTTTGGCGTCCGCGTTTAGGACAATCAAGTCGCAGATCAGAGAAAAAGGCATGAGAGAAGTTTGGGAGTTTATGAaagtgtttaaattttttaattcagCCAATTCGTTTTAAAAGACTATGAGCTTTGTATTTCACTTCATCTGAATCAATATCCGAAAATGAAGAATAATCTGTAGCCTTAATCTTCATGCTCAAGCTTCTGCCACAGCCGCTGCAGCCACTTAAGTGGCGTCCAGCTTTTTGGATGGCTCGCCATCCGATTGCACAAGGCAGTTTGATGCAGCACCAGAGAATGCACAGAGGACAATAGACGCATAAGCAGCAAACGTTAAACGCGACCTCTGATGGACCTGTTAGATCTGCGTTTGAGTTTGCTATCACGAGCTGAGACCTTGTAGGCGAAACGGATATTGGTTTCTTTGCTCGATTTTCTTCTTGCATTCCCCCTTGGAGTAAATTTTTGTGGTCGTTCATCTTGTTCTTGAAGAGAAAACTCAAAGATTCTTGATGGTTTTAAATGTTAATGAGTTATTTCTTAATGAGGACGGTTCtcgttttattaattatataattttaacactTGTTATTTTATTGGTTTCTTATTTGATACTTTCTTCTGTCGCTTTACAAACTATATAAAATTGGAGACGGTTTTACGTGGAAAGACTGACGAATTAGCTGACATAAATAAAAGGcatcttataaaatatatacatttaagTCATGTCGCTATTATCCCCCAATATTGATATACATTTTTGAATCATTCAAAACCACTGGAattgaaatttattaaatataaacgTAAACTAGAATCTGCAAAACCGTGGCCACAAAGAAAACTATGATTCACTAACTTTCTCTATCTttcgttttagagaaatttctttttattttttttcattaaaagttGCTTTTTATTTAGTCTTTTTTTGGGGTAAACGCATCATAAATATCATATAGTTTAGTAACAAATGCACACTATATTTCAATCTTGTTCTAATTGCATAAACGAAAACTAATCAAACTTATTTATCTTCAGTTTAAGGTACAAACAAAAACCAGACGAAGCGGTTTACTGTCGGTTTACTGTCGGTTTACAAGGTTTTGGAGTTTTCAATTTTAGAGTTTGTAAGGAGAAAAATCGATTTAGGAATTAGTTTAGCTTTACCAAAGTTATATTAAAGGGTGGATCGGGTTTGTAGTTGAATCTCAGGTTCGTACggattaaaattatattttaattccaACTGGTTTGATATCGATTTTGGTACTGAACCATTAAAACTAAGTCAAACCTTTGTTTGCATGCATACAGATTTAAATTTTCTGATAGGGGATAATAGATTATGATATTTGTAAATGTATGGAATTATGTCaggttaaaaattatatataattattactaTATGATATTTATGGTGTAGAAATAAGTTGTTTATCCGTAGTTCTTATATTAACTTGGTAAATATGAAatggcatatatatatatatatatatatatatgccaaCACTTTTTATCAGTGCAGATCCGGATTCATttgaatatttcttaaatatctgaaatatcaaatagtttacaacaaaatgatgaaaagaaaatctgtaaaaaaatctatactattatttaaaatgcatattttaaattttttttttgacagctgcatattttaaaatacaaataaataaatttttatttatagtgttttgttccgaaaaatatttttcaataaacaagttaaaaactgaatattaaattcgtatttatattatgttgtaaatttttatcacttatctaatcaaatattttaaattcatttttatttttcagataattgtttatattaatttataattaataatataatctaATTCTTTATTAAGGATAAGGGTGTCAAAATAGGTTGAAATTAATGAATtgacccaaaccaaaccaatccaTGGTTCTAATGGGTTAACAGTTTGGTTATTAATGGATAAATGGTTTTATGAGTTAATGGGTTTAGTGAGTTGGATTAATATTGGTTTGGATCAAAATGGGTATTATGGGTTATCCAATCCAATCCAATTTTTTCACATAATTTTTTACTCTCTTTCTCGATCTCACGAGACCTTCATCATCGATCACGACACCATTCAACCCTTTTGGGTCATTGATTTTGGGTTATCGATCACAGCACAGCAACTCATCTTCCTTGTGAGTCAAACTCTATTTTTCTTCAGTTTTACCTTATGGGTCATTGTTTGATGTACCTTTGTTTTGGGATCGATTTTGAAGTGAATTTTTCTGGGTTTGAAAGTGACTCTCATGGAAGGATTGTGTCATTTTTTGCTGTACCTTTGTTTTTCCTGAGTGATGATTGAAGCTATTCATGTTTAGTTTCCGAGTCTCTTTGTGATATTTTGATTGTAGAATGAATTTTGAATGTTGCTCTTTTGCAGATATCTTCACTACCAAGGAGATCAAATATTATCCTGTATGAGAGTTGTTGTCTTTGTTGACATTCAGATTTGTCGTTTCATTATATAAGCTCATTGATAAGGTCTATTTGACTAGTTTATGAAGAAACACTTGTGAACTTtcaaactttattttatttgtggTTCGAAGTGTAGAAGCAGGTAAACCGGACTGCAATAAACGATAAAATACAAGCGATGTTAAGAAAATAGACGAATGTAAAAGACGAATACAAGAACGATAAGAAATCGTATTCACAAAGAGACATAAAATCGAGATATGAactctttccttaactcaaaatatttgTTCCGTTAGTGACACGGAACTGTACAAATATAGAGTCCCAGGATACAACCATGGCAGACGAATCACGCTTCACTCATGATCGCCCTATCGAACtataaactctacgaaacactctcgTATTTATAACTTACACTAAAGGATTTTCACTGTTGGTTTCGATGTGAAAAAAGTTGAGAAATGAAGGAAGAGAAGAGGCGATATTTAAAGAGACTGAGAAAACCCACTTTTGGCAACAGTTGCTGCACGTGGGAGAGAATCTCGCAGAGATCGAGGGAAGTTGAGTTGCAAAACTTATTCCCCATgactctctcttatctcgtttAAAACTTTCGAGAGGATAAAATGCatgacgtttttattttctagacaATTTGCTtgtcgttttaaataaaattgcatgttgttttttttttcgaaatgaATGGCAAAACGTTGAGCTTAAATTGgtctaaaaaaatcttattgGGCCAGAGGCCTTCCACCAAGACCCAAGatccaagcccaagcccaagcccaagcccatgCCCACACCAAGCTGAGCTGAGATGAGTCGGCCAGATGGCGGCGGCGCGCGCGTGGCGAGCCTTCCTCTCTCTCCAAGTTGTTTAACACATGATATATAAACAGCTCTCTTCCTCTTGTTCCCACCGATGTAGGACAAGTCCCTTTGTctcattattaatgttttttggGCTGTTAAACACACAGGCCAAAGTAATTTGTTTTCACAATTTTCATTAAAGCCTAATGGCTTATTAATCGATCCAACAATCTcccacatgaatagaaatgactctTCTAAGCATATGCAGACTAAATGCAGACTCGATAGACTCTAAAAACTCTACTTATTCTAATCTTGACTAGACTAGACAAACTTATCGAGAGTGTTTGCGAAAAATTCATTGTGTTTGAGTTGGTGGCATTTTTAAGTCTTTAACCACTCATAGTTAATATATGTCGGGTTTTCTTTACCAGAAGGTGAACATGATGTCTTGAACCAACCGGTGTATTATGTAGACCGAGACAACATGCATAACGCAGCTTCATTTTCTTGTAGAAGTTAGTTATCTATTGTGTTCATTGTGGCCCTGAACTATTCCTAGTTTTCATGAGTGAACTTACAGAATATAGCCTTGCATTCATTCTCCTAGAAACCGCCCCATTTCACACTCATTAGGTGATTGACGATGAAAAGTGTTGAGTAATACTCCGTTTTGGAAGCTATGGAATCATTAAAAACTTATGCTTATCCTTCTCACATTTGTTAGCACTTTTATCATCTTAGGAGCTGGGAAGAGACTACTTTCTCTCAAGTGCTTTTGGTTAGATTcagtttgattttgttttttctttgaacCTACATCTTGGGATCTCCAGTCATGATAGGTAGGGTTGTAATCAAGCATCCTCATTCGTTATAGGCTTTAAACCCATTCATTTTGATGATTTAGCAACAACATCTTGTGGCAAACCTTTTGTAAATGAATCCGCTAGGTTGTCAGTCGATTTGGTTTAGTATATTGTGATTACACCAGTTGAAATAAGTTGTCTAATGGTTTTATGTCGTCTTCTGATGTGACGAGATTTACCATTGTAGAGATTACTCTGAGCCCAAGCTATAGCTGATTGACTATCACAATTTATGTGTAGAGCTGGCACAGGTTTCTCCCATATAGGAATATCTTCCAAAAAAATTCTAAGTCATTCAGCTTCTTCTGCTGCTTTGTCTAAGGCTATGAACTCAGATTCCATGGTGGATCTGGCTAACACTGTTTGTTTGGTAGATTTTCATAATATTGCTGCTCTTCCTAGTGTAAAGACATATCCACTTgtggattttaaatttttagaatctGATATCCAGTTAGCGTCACTGAATCCTTCTAAACTTGTTGGTTCTTTACCATAGTGAAGCCCAAAATCTTTGGTGTAGCGCAAGTAATTAAGTACTCTCGTTATAGCTTTCCAGTGTGTATGACATGGGTTACTTGTATATCGACTAAGTGCGTTTCTTGCATGCGCTAGATCTAGTCTCGTACAATTAGTCAAGTACATGAGACTTCCGATCACACGTGCATACTCGTTTTGTGAAACTGCTCCACCTAAATTCTTTGTCACGTGCATTTGAGGATCTAACGGAGTTTTTGCCGTACTTTTagagtaatttttaaatctctctAATATTGTTTGAGCATTATAAGATTGGGTTAAGGTAATTCTGTTTGAATTTCTTGTGACTTTAACCCCGAGAATTACATATGCTAATCCcaagtctttcatctcaaatGTTCCTTTGAGCATGTTTTTTGTTTGACGGATAATGTTTTTATTGCTTCCAATAATGAGCATATCATCTACGTATAGACATAGCAAAACATACACATTTTTGGTTGTTTTGTAGTATATGCATTTatcacatttatttattttgaaactatttgacatcattgtattgtcaaatttttcgtGCTATTGTTTAGGAGCTTGTTTAAGCCCATAAAGTAACTTCACAAGTCGGTATACTTTGTCTTCCTGTCCGGGAATGACAAAACCTTCAGGTTGTTTCATGTAAATTTCCTCTTCTAAATCACTATTTAGAAAAGTGTtttttacatccatttgatggATTTCTAGGCTCTTAAGGCTGCGATTGCTATCATCAGTCGTATTGATGTTATTCTCGTTACTAGAGAATATGTATCAAATTAGTCAAAGCCTTCCATTTGTCGGAAACCTTGAACGACAAGCCTAGGTTTGTATTTTCCACCAGGTTTTCGTGTCATTATCCTTTTATTTCCTAATGCTTTGCAGCCAGATGGTAAATCTATTATGTACCATGTATAATTTTGCATGATAGAATCAAATTCACTCCTGACAGCTTCGTTCCAAAATGGAGTTTCAGGTGAAGCCATGGCTTCTGCCAAAGTTTTTGGAACATTTTCTACTAAAAATTCCATTAGGAAATCTTGACCAAAAGATTTTTCCTTTCGAGCTCTTTTGCTTCTTCGAGAttcatctttttcttcattttctgaaaTATCAATTATAGAAATATCGACGATTGTCTTAGTTTCTGAGTTCTTttcattgtctctttcttctcgAGTTCGTTTTGAACCTTGATTTTCcttatatgaaaaaatattttcaaagaaAGATGCATTTCTTGATTCCATACTGTTTTGCATGAAATTctgatatttcaaatttttgtacCAGAAATAGATAAGCATTACTGTTATGTGCATATCCGATGAATATGCAATCCACTGTTTTAAGGCCAATAGTGACCTTTTTTGGTGGTGGTACCGCAACTATTGCCAAGCACCCCCACACTTTAAGGTTTTTTACGAGGGTAAATTACCTTTCCATAattcatatgaagttttaccaGTTACTTTTTGTTGAATTTTGTTGAGGATATAATTAGTGGTAAGCAACagttccccccccccccccacataTTCTGGGGTAACCTAGATTCCTGCAACATTGCATTCATCATCTCTTTTAGAGTTCAATTTTTGCGTTCAACATTCTGGTGAGTAAGGAGCTGTAGTTTGCTGGATTATTTCATGTTGTTTACAAAATGCATTGAATGGACCATCATACTCGCCTCCTTTGTCGCTTCTAACTACTTTAATAGTTGTTTTAATCTGATTTCGACCTCgagtttaaatttttgtaaatttttctaAGGTTTCATCTTTGCTATGTAACAAGTAtacataacaatattttgtgCAATCATAAATGAAGGTCACAAAGTACTTTTTTCCACCTCTAGTTTGTATGTATTTTAAATCACATAAGTCGGTGTGAATTAACTCTAGAGATTTGTTAGTTCTTTCAACACGAGGTGATGGCGTTTTTG
It encodes:
- the LOC103832988 gene encoding uncharacterized protein LOC103832988, whose product is MNDHKNLLQGGMQEENRAKKPISVSPTRSQLVIANSNADLTGPSEVAFNVCCLCVYCPLCILWCCIKLPCAIGWRAIQKAGRHLSGCSGCGRSLSMKIKATDYSSFSDIDSDEVKYKAHSLLKRIG